Proteins encoded within one genomic window of Citricoccus muralis:
- the argJ gene encoding bifunctional glutamate N-acetyltransferase/amino-acid acetyltransferase ArgJ: protein MSVTAAQGFRASGIAAGIKSNGNPDLALVVNDGPDHHAAAVFTSNRVVAAPVIWSRQAITDGRADAVVLNSGGANACTGAPGFQDAHATAEKVAGTLGLSALDVQVCSTGLIGERLPMPELLAGVDKAAGELSEDGGDAAAVAIMTTDSVPKTAVVSGAGYQVGGMTKGAGMIAPGMATMLAVVTTDAVVDPATLTEHLQDAVRVSFNRADSDGCMSTNDTVILLASGASGVTPDPAQFRAELTELCSSLARQIIADAEGASHDIAITVVNAASETDAEEAARAVARSNLFKTAIFGRDPNWGRVLAAVGTTDAEFEADQLDVSINGVQVCRAGGIGDSRDLVDLEPREVQVLIDLHAGEQTATIWTNDLTHEYVHENSVYSS from the coding sequence ATGAGCGTCACCGCAGCCCAAGGATTCCGCGCCTCCGGGATCGCCGCCGGTATCAAATCCAACGGCAACCCAGACTTAGCACTCGTCGTCAATGACGGCCCCGATCACCACGCCGCCGCGGTGTTCACCTCCAACCGCGTCGTCGCCGCGCCGGTGATCTGGTCGCGCCAGGCGATCACCGACGGGCGGGCCGATGCCGTGGTGCTGAACTCCGGCGGGGCCAACGCGTGCACCGGCGCCCCGGGGTTCCAGGACGCCCACGCCACCGCCGAGAAAGTCGCCGGCACCCTCGGCCTCTCCGCCCTCGATGTTCAGGTCTGCTCCACCGGGCTGATCGGTGAGCGCCTGCCCATGCCCGAGCTGTTGGCCGGGGTCGACAAGGCCGCTGGTGAGCTGAGCGAGGACGGCGGCGACGCTGCGGCCGTGGCCATCATGACCACCGATTCGGTGCCCAAGACCGCTGTGGTCTCCGGTGCGGGCTACCAGGTCGGTGGGATGACCAAGGGGGCCGGCATGATCGCCCCCGGCATGGCCACCATGCTCGCCGTGGTCACCACCGACGCCGTCGTCGATCCCGCCACTCTCACCGAGCACCTGCAGGACGCGGTACGGGTGTCGTTCAATCGCGCCGATTCCGATGGTTGCATGTCCACCAACGACACCGTGATCCTGTTGGCCTCCGGCGCCTCGGGAGTCACCCCCGACCCGGCGCAGTTCCGTGCCGAGCTCACCGAGTTGTGCTCCTCCCTGGCCCGGCAGATCATTGCCGACGCCGAGGGCGCCAGCCACGACATCGCCATCACCGTGGTCAATGCCGCCAGCGAAACCGACGCCGAGGAAGCAGCCCGCGCGGTAGCCCGGTCGAACCTGTTCAAGACCGCTATTTTCGGCCGCGACCCGAATTGGGGGCGCGTACTGGCCGCCGTCGGCACCACCGACGCCGAATTTGAAGCAGACCAGCTGGACGTCTCCATCAACGGGGTCCAGGTTTGCCGTGCCGGTGGTATCGGCGACTCCCGCGACCTCGTGGACCTGGAACCGCGCGAGGTCCAGGTGCTCATCGACCTGCACGCCGGAGAGCAGACCGCCACCATCTGGACCAACGACCTCACCCACGAGTACGTGCACGAAAATTCCGTCTACTCCAGCTGA
- the argC gene encoding N-acetyl-gamma-glutamyl-phosphate reductase, with translation MSLTVAVSGASGYAGGEVLRLLSTHPEVTIGSITAHSNAGQRLGSLQPHLHSLADRVLEDTTAEVLAGHDVVFLALPHGASAEIAAQLPADTLVIDAGADHRLESADAWQQFYGSEHAGHWPYGLPELPGRREHLRGARRIAVPGCYPTSSLLALSPGYSAGLLQPEDVVIVAASGTSGAGKSTKPHLLGSEVMGGMSPYGVGGGHRHTPEIEQGLSWAAGESVQVSFTPTLAPMARGILTTATAKLRPGVTEAQVRQAYSDAYADEEFVHLLPEGQWPATKSVLGSNHAVLQLAVDAHAGRVIVSAAIDNLTKGTAGGAVQSMNIALGLAENAGLAHQGVTP, from the coding sequence ATGAGTCTTACCGTCGCCGTTTCAGGAGCCAGTGGCTACGCCGGGGGAGAGGTGCTGCGCCTGCTCAGCACGCATCCCGAGGTGACCATCGGATCGATCACCGCCCATTCCAATGCAGGACAGCGGCTGGGGAGCCTGCAGCCGCATTTGCACTCCCTGGCCGACCGCGTGCTCGAAGACACCACGGCCGAGGTATTGGCCGGGCATGACGTCGTCTTCCTGGCCTTGCCGCACGGGGCCAGCGCGGAGATTGCTGCCCAGCTTCCGGCCGACACCCTGGTGATTGACGCCGGAGCCGATCACCGTCTCGAATCCGCCGACGCCTGGCAGCAGTTCTACGGTTCAGAGCACGCCGGGCACTGGCCCTACGGCCTGCCCGAGCTGCCCGGCCGGCGCGAGCACCTGCGCGGGGCCCGGCGCATCGCCGTACCCGGCTGCTACCCGACGTCGTCGTTGCTGGCACTGAGCCCCGGCTACTCCGCCGGGCTGCTGCAGCCCGAAGACGTGGTGATCGTGGCAGCCTCCGGCACCTCCGGCGCGGGCAAATCGACGAAGCCGCATCTGCTCGGCTCCGAGGTTATGGGTGGGATGAGCCCCTACGGTGTCGGCGGCGGCCACCGGCACACCCCCGAGATTGAGCAGGGGCTGAGCTGGGCCGCCGGAGAGTCGGTCCAGGTCTCCTTCACCCCCACGCTGGCGCCGATGGCCCGCGGCATTCTCACCACCGCCACCGCCAAGCTGCGTCCCGGTGTCACCGAGGCCCAGGTGCGTCAGGCCTACAGTGACGCCTACGCCGACGAGGAGTTCGTGCACCTGCTGCCGGAGGGACAGTGGCCGGCTACGAAGTCCGTGCTGGGGTCCAACCACGCGGTGCTGCAGCTCGCGGTGGATGCTCACGCTGGGCGCGTCATCGTCTCCGCTGCGATTGACAATCTCACCAAGGGCACCGCCGGTGGTGCCGTCCAGTCCATGAACATTGCCCTCGGCCTGGCGGAGAACGCCGGCCTGGCCCACCAGGGAGTCACCCCATGA
- a CDS encoding quinone oxidoreductase family protein, producing MTESDSQIPAQHRAIVVEQTGAPEALTWTTVDTPTPGAGEVLIRTAAAGLNFIETYQRSGVYPMTTPFTPGTEASGEVVAVGENVTTVSVGDRVATAAGRATYAEHFVAPAEQLLRVPETMDLAEAAALPLQGMTSHYLCRSTYPVSASDTVLLHAGAGGVGLVLTQLCVSLGATVYTTASTEEKKELSLQAGATEVFDYDDVATRVRERTGGKGVDVVFDGVGKDTFEASLSALRPRGMMVLFGGSSGQVPPFDLQRLNALGSLFVTRPSLAAYTATGEETAWRGEELFAALQEGTLNLRIGDRVPLAEAARAHTALEGRQTTGKVILTV from the coding sequence ATGACCGAGAGCGATTCACAGATCCCCGCCCAGCACCGTGCCATCGTCGTCGAGCAGACCGGCGCCCCTGAAGCCCTGACCTGGACCACCGTGGACACCCCCACCCCCGGGGCCGGCGAGGTGCTGATCCGCACCGCCGCTGCTGGGCTCAATTTCATCGAGACGTACCAGCGTTCCGGCGTGTACCCGATGACGACGCCGTTCACCCCGGGCACCGAGGCTTCCGGCGAGGTCGTCGCGGTGGGCGAGAACGTTACCACGGTATCGGTGGGTGACCGGGTGGCCACCGCGGCTGGACGCGCCACCTACGCCGAACACTTCGTGGCGCCGGCCGAGCAGCTGCTTCGGGTTCCCGAGACCATGGATCTGGCCGAGGCTGCGGCGTTGCCGCTGCAGGGGATGACCTCCCATTACCTGTGCCGTTCCACCTACCCGGTGTCGGCCTCGGACACGGTGCTGCTGCACGCCGGGGCCGGCGGCGTGGGCCTGGTACTCACCCAGCTGTGCGTCAGCCTTGGCGCCACCGTGTACACCACGGCATCGACGGAAGAGAAGAAGGAACTGTCTCTCCAGGCGGGCGCCACCGAGGTATTTGACTACGACGATGTCGCCACCCGCGTCCGCGAGCGCACGGGCGGCAAGGGCGTGGACGTGGTCTTCGACGGTGTTGGCAAAGACACGTTCGAAGCATCGCTGTCCGCGCTGCGCCCCCGCGGGATGATGGTGCTCTTCGGTGGCTCCTCGGGACAGGTGCCGCCCTTTGACCTGCAGCGGCTCAATGCCTTGGGCTCTCTCTTTGTCACTCGGCCCTCCCTGGCGGCCTACACCGCCACGGGTGAAGAAACCGCGTGGCGGGGCGAGGAACTGTTTGCCGCGCTCCAGGAGGGCACCCTGAACCTGCGCATTGGCGACCGTGTGCCCCTGGCGGAGGCCGCTCGGGCCCACACCGCACTGGAGGGGCGCCAGACGACCGGCAAGGTGATTCTCACCGTCTGA
- the pheT gene encoding phenylalanine--tRNA ligase subunit beta yields MRIPLSWLGEFVPVATDATAESVMADLVRVGFEEEDVHRPSDELTGPIVVGEVLEMTPEPQKNGKTINWCQVRVVPEGTEQTLTGDGIDPSGVQGVVCGAHNFTVGDKVIVTLPGAVLPGDFRISPRKTYGHVSAGMIASARELGLGDVHDGIIVLSEWGLDPEVGTDVHSLLHLDDEAAEINVTADRSYAFSIRGVAREYSHATGGTFTDPAGQVQPPAADGEGYPVRLDDAAPIYGVPGCDRFVTRTVTGIDTTRPTPAWMAQRLRLAGMRSISLPVDISNYVMWELGQPLHFYDGDKLSGEIVVRRALQGETLVTLDDKQRSLNTEDLLITDDRGPIGLAGVMGGADTEVGDETTTIVIESAHFDPVSIGRTRRRHKLPSEASKRNERGVDWEVADKAAERAVQLLVELAGGTAAPGITDVGQRPEPVAITLPLQAPSRLIGVDYPAEQIVSVLEQIGATVERTQTSSGEDAINVTPPTWRHDLAIPEDLIEEIARLVGYDIIPATVPVPPPGRGLTRTQAQRRRVAQGLADAGLVETLAYPFVSEAQNRQFGTPDAGADVPAVHLANPISAEFGYLRTSLLPGLLETARRNHGRGFRDLALYELGQVFLPGERLGSSEIPPLGALPAPEVLAELNAGIPNQPQRVAAVFIGHDSAPGPGHDPRPWDWQDAVSTALDIADLLGATLTVAQGAHQAFHPGRTAALQLADGTVIGYAGELLPKLLENSDLPARTVAVELDLDALAATAPDVVEAEPLSTFPATTQDVALVVDADIAAAQVQQTLATAAGELLEEIALFDVYQGPGVDEGKKSLAFSLRFRAADRTLTADEASEARAAATAAAVERFGAVQR; encoded by the coding sequence ATGCGTATCCCGCTGTCTTGGCTGGGTGAATTCGTCCCCGTCGCCACTGATGCCACCGCTGAGTCGGTCATGGCCGATCTGGTGCGCGTTGGTTTTGAAGAAGAGGACGTGCACCGCCCTTCCGACGAGTTGACCGGGCCCATCGTCGTCGGCGAAGTGCTCGAGATGACGCCCGAGCCTCAGAAGAACGGCAAGACTATCAACTGGTGCCAGGTGCGTGTGGTGCCCGAAGGCACCGAGCAGACCCTCACCGGCGACGGCATCGACCCCTCCGGCGTGCAGGGCGTGGTGTGCGGCGCGCACAACTTCACCGTGGGCGACAAAGTGATCGTCACCCTGCCCGGGGCCGTGCTGCCCGGAGACTTCCGGATCTCCCCGCGCAAGACCTACGGTCATGTTTCTGCCGGGATGATCGCCTCGGCCCGCGAGCTGGGCTTAGGGGATGTCCACGACGGCATCATCGTCCTCTCCGAATGGGGCCTGGACCCCGAGGTCGGCACCGATGTGCACTCCCTGCTGCACCTGGACGACGAGGCCGCCGAGATCAACGTGACGGCAGACCGCTCCTACGCGTTCTCCATCCGCGGGGTGGCTCGTGAATACAGCCACGCCACCGGCGGGACCTTCACCGACCCTGCCGGGCAGGTTCAGCCCCCGGCAGCCGACGGCGAGGGCTATCCGGTGCGCCTTGATGACGCTGCCCCCATCTACGGGGTGCCCGGCTGCGACCGGTTCGTCACCCGTACCGTCACCGGCATCGACACCACCCGTCCCACCCCGGCCTGGATGGCACAGCGTTTGCGCCTGGCCGGGATGCGCTCCATCTCCTTGCCCGTGGACATCTCCAACTACGTGATGTGGGAACTCGGTCAGCCACTGCACTTCTACGACGGCGACAAGCTCTCCGGCGAGATCGTGGTGCGCCGGGCCCTGCAGGGCGAAACCTTGGTGACCCTTGACGATAAGCAGCGCAGCCTGAACACCGAGGATCTGCTGATCACCGACGATCGCGGTCCCATCGGCCTGGCCGGCGTCATGGGCGGCGCGGACACCGAGGTGGGGGATGAGACCACCACGATCGTCATCGAATCCGCCCACTTCGACCCGGTCTCCATCGGCCGGACCCGGCGTCGCCACAAGCTGCCTTCGGAAGCGTCCAAGCGCAATGAGCGCGGCGTGGACTGGGAGGTGGCCGATAAGGCCGCCGAGCGGGCCGTGCAGTTGCTGGTGGAACTGGCCGGCGGTACCGCAGCCCCCGGCATCACCGACGTCGGACAGCGCCCGGAACCGGTGGCCATCACCTTGCCGTTGCAGGCGCCGTCCAGGCTGATAGGCGTGGACTACCCGGCCGAGCAGATCGTTTCCGTGCTGGAACAGATTGGGGCCACCGTCGAGCGCACCCAGACCTCGTCGGGCGAAGACGCAATCAACGTGACCCCGCCGACCTGGCGGCACGACCTGGCCATCCCGGAAGACCTCATCGAGGAGATCGCCCGACTCGTCGGGTACGACATCATTCCGGCTACCGTTCCGGTGCCGCCGCCGGGCCGCGGGCTCACCCGCACCCAGGCCCAGCGCCGCCGGGTGGCCCAGGGGCTGGCCGATGCTGGCTTGGTGGAGACGTTGGCCTACCCGTTCGTCTCTGAGGCCCAGAACCGGCAGTTTGGTACCCCTGACGCCGGGGCAGACGTGCCGGCCGTGCACCTGGCCAACCCGATCTCCGCCGAGTTTGGTTACCTGCGCACCTCGCTGCTGCCCGGACTGCTAGAAACCGCACGCCGCAACCACGGCCGTGGCTTCCGCGACTTGGCCCTGTACGAGCTGGGTCAGGTGTTCCTGCCCGGTGAGCGACTGGGTTCTTCCGAGATCCCGCCGCTGGGCGCACTGCCTGCACCCGAGGTGCTGGCCGAGCTCAACGCCGGCATCCCGAACCAGCCGCAACGCGTGGCCGCCGTGTTTATCGGACATGACTCCGCCCCGGGGCCGGGCCACGATCCGCGCCCCTGGGACTGGCAGGACGCCGTATCCACGGCCCTGGACATTGCCGATCTGCTCGGTGCCACCCTCACCGTGGCGCAGGGCGCCCATCAAGCGTTCCACCCGGGTCGCACCGCCGCCCTGCAGTTGGCCGACGGCACCGTGATCGGCTACGCCGGGGAGCTGTTGCCGAAGCTTCTGGAAAATTCCGACCTGCCGGCCCGCACTGTCGCCGTCGAACTGGATCTGGACGCTCTGGCCGCGACCGCACCGGATGTGGTCGAGGCCGAGCCGCTGTCCACTTTCCCCGCGACCACGCAGGACGTGGCGCTGGTGGTGGATGCCGACATCGCGGCCGCCCAGGTGCAGCAGACTCTGGCCACAGCGGCTGGCGAATTGCTCGAGGAGATCGCACTGTTCGACGTATACCAAGGACCCGGCGTGGACGAAGGCAAGAAATCGCTCGCCTTCAGTTTGCGTTTCCGGGCCGCGGACCGCACCCTGACCGCTGACGAGGCCTCGGAGGCCCGTGCCGCGGCTACTGCGGCAGCCGTCGAGCGGTTCGGTGCCGTCCAGCGCTGA
- the pheS gene encoding phenylalanine--tRNA ligase subunit alpha: MSDQSSVTDPQSPDRVEIPSPTDAEAVQASVQVALDAFDAATTLDELKTARLAHTGDKAPLTLANRAIGSLAKEDKATAGKTMGQARGRINQALAARTQVLEEEYAARMLVEETVDVTTAVRRRRVGARHPLSVLQERVSDIFIGMGWEIAEGPELESEWFNFDALNFLPDHPAREMQDTFFVEPAEAHLLLRTHTSPVQVRSMIERGAPVYVLCPGRTFRTDELDATHTPVFHQFEGLAIDRGLTMADLRGTLEYFARQMFGPEAEIRLRPNFFPFTEPSAEMDIWHPGAKGGPQWIEWGGCGMVHPNVLRAAGLDPEEFSGFAFGMGIERTLMFRNDVSDMRDMIEGDIRFSQHFGMEI; encoded by the coding sequence ATGTCCGACCAGTCCTCCGTGACGGACCCACAGAGTCCCGATCGCGTCGAGATCCCTTCGCCGACCGATGCCGAGGCCGTCCAGGCCAGCGTGCAGGTGGCCCTGGACGCATTCGACGCAGCCACCACCCTGGACGAGCTGAAGACGGCTCGCCTGGCGCACACCGGTGATAAGGCTCCGCTGACCTTGGCCAACCGCGCCATCGGTTCTCTGGCCAAGGAAGACAAGGCAACCGCTGGTAAGACCATGGGCCAGGCCCGCGGCCGGATCAACCAGGCGCTGGCGGCCCGCACCCAGGTGTTGGAAGAAGAATACGCCGCGCGCATGCTGGTCGAAGAGACTGTAGACGTCACCACGGCTGTGCGTCGTCGTCGCGTGGGGGCTCGTCACCCGCTGTCGGTGCTGCAGGAGCGAGTCTCGGACATTTTCATCGGCATGGGGTGGGAGATTGCCGAGGGGCCCGAGCTGGAGAGCGAGTGGTTCAACTTCGACGCGCTGAACTTCCTGCCCGATCATCCGGCCCGCGAAATGCAGGACACGTTCTTCGTGGAGCCCGCCGAAGCGCACCTGCTGTTGCGCACTCACACCTCCCCGGTGCAGGTCCGCTCCATGATCGAACGCGGCGCACCGGTGTACGTGCTGTGCCCGGGACGCACCTTCCGCACCGATGAGCTGGACGCCACCCACACTCCGGTGTTCCACCAATTCGAGGGGCTTGCTATTGACCGTGGGCTGACGATGGCGGATCTGCGCGGCACCCTAGAGTACTTCGCCCGGCAGATGTTCGGCCCCGAAGCCGAGATCCGTCTCCGCCCGAATTTCTTCCCGTTCACCGAGCCCTCCGCCGAGATGGACATCTGGCACCCCGGCGCCAAAGGCGGTCCCCAGTGGATCGAATGGGGCGGCTGCGGCATGGTGCACCCCAACGTGCTGCGTGCCGCCGGACTGGACCCGGAGGAGTTTTCCGGTTTCGCGTTCGGTATGGGCATCGAACGCACCCTGATGTTCCGCAACGACGTGTCCGATATGCGCGACATGATCGAAGGCGATATCCGCTTCTCCCAGCACTTCGGAATGGAGATTTGA
- a CDS encoding response regulator transcription factor, with translation MIRVLLVEDDTRLASALADVLESHGFAVTSVSTGAAALSADTADLVLLDLGLPDMDGLEVLSGLRARYDMRDAGIIVLTARGQTVDRIQGLRAGADDYLSKPVSIAELTARIEAVARRMTRSRPTTLRAGVLELDLGASEARVSGTALSLTVKEFELLAALMEDHGRTVHRDRLLLRVWRTVYPSTARSLEVHISALRSKLAALADDDMVLIETVRGVGYRLMATPCTAG, from the coding sequence ATGATCCGAGTTCTGCTGGTCGAAGACGATACGCGCCTGGCCAGCGCCCTGGCCGATGTGCTGGAGAGTCACGGTTTCGCCGTCACCTCCGTGAGCACCGGCGCCGCCGCGCTGTCCGCAGACACCGCCGACCTCGTGCTGCTGGATCTGGGGCTGCCCGATATGGACGGGCTCGAAGTGCTCTCGGGTCTGCGCGCTCGCTACGACATGCGCGATGCCGGGATCATCGTGCTCACCGCCCGCGGCCAGACGGTGGATCGTATCCAGGGGTTGCGGGCCGGAGCAGATGATTACCTGTCTAAACCCGTGAGCATCGCCGAGCTCACCGCACGCATCGAAGCCGTGGCACGTCGCATGACCCGGTCCCGACCCACCACGTTGCGTGCGGGCGTACTCGAGCTGGACCTGGGCGCTAGCGAGGCCCGGGTCTCGGGCACCGCACTGAGCCTCACCGTCAAGGAGTTCGAGCTGCTGGCGGCACTGATGGAAGACCACGGGCGCACCGTGCACCGCGACCGGCTGCTGCTCCGCGTCTGGCGCACCGTCTATCCCAGCACCGCGCGTTCGCTCGAAGTCCACATCAGCGCCTTGCGCTCGAAACTCGCGGCCCTCGCCGACGACGACATGGTGCTCATCGAGACGGTGCGCGGCGTTGGATACCGGCTGATGGCCACCCCATGCACCGCCGGCTAA
- a CDS encoding sensor histidine kinase, translated as MHRRLTAIYFTLLVVATLGLAVPLSVAVVDRATHTLVMDRTADAARFASLSENAILTGRVDSTEAELSIYEQLYGIRAVVLDADARLVAASSPDVRLQTLQEAAGFAPETAGLPGEIVMTALAGLRQESEPRIWPWSVRQLLIAEPINTGDETVGVVVTASPTGDLHRSILLQWLMIATGVALALVLGVWAARPLSQWVMRPVARLADAAQDISRGRLDARVSELDGPGELKHLAHAFNQMSATITEILDRQRHFVAYASHQIRNPLAGVRLRVEALGAALPPERLPAHRAALEELDRLTRTCEGLLNLARAADVDPEKVLVPLHAVALQRQRAWEPVAARREARVEVEVPEDLAVHLVEHTLDQTLDVLIDNALKFGGDGVTVTLQARRLAEGTVELIVDDDGPGIPTELLEQALVPFWRNGTARNAAGLDVAGGAGLGLSIVVTLLELDEGTLTLETRSPHGLRAVVRLPAATAALDH; from the coding sequence ATGCACCGCCGGCTAACCGCCATCTACTTCACCCTGCTCGTGGTCGCCACCCTCGGGCTGGCTGTACCGCTGAGTGTCGCCGTCGTCGATCGCGCCACCCACACCCTGGTGATGGACCGCACAGCCGATGCCGCCCGGTTCGCCTCGCTCTCCGAGAACGCCATTCTCACCGGCCGGGTGGACTCCACCGAGGCCGAGCTGAGCATCTACGAACAGCTTTATGGGATCCGCGCAGTCGTGCTCGACGCCGACGCCCGGCTCGTGGCTGCTTCCTCTCCTGACGTGAGACTGCAGACGCTCCAGGAAGCCGCCGGATTCGCCCCTGAGACTGCGGGATTACCCGGAGAAATTGTGATGACGGCACTGGCCGGGTTGCGCCAGGAATCCGAGCCGCGGATCTGGCCGTGGTCCGTCCGCCAGCTGCTCATCGCCGAGCCGATCAACACCGGTGATGAGACCGTCGGCGTGGTGGTCACCGCCTCGCCCACCGGTGACCTCCACCGTTCCATCCTGTTGCAGTGGCTCATGATTGCCACGGGCGTGGCGCTGGCCCTGGTGCTAGGAGTATGGGCGGCACGCCCGCTCAGCCAGTGGGTGATGCGCCCGGTGGCACGGCTGGCCGATGCCGCCCAGGACATCAGCCGCGGCCGGTTGGATGCGCGCGTCTCCGAGCTGGACGGCCCCGGCGAGCTCAAGCACCTCGCCCACGCTTTCAACCAGATGAGCGCCACCATCACCGAGATCCTGGACCGTCAGCGTCACTTCGTCGCTTACGCCAGTCATCAAATCCGCAACCCGCTGGCCGGTGTGCGACTGCGCGTCGAAGCCCTCGGCGCCGCGCTTCCTCCGGAACGACTGCCCGCTCACCGCGCCGCGCTGGAAGAACTCGACCGCCTCACCCGCACCTGTGAAGGCCTGCTGAATCTCGCCCGCGCCGCCGACGTCGACCCTGAGAAAGTGCTGGTCCCCCTGCACGCCGTCGCCCTGCAGCGGCAGCGGGCCTGGGAACCGGTCGCCGCCCGCCGTGAGGCCCGCGTAGAGGTCGAGGTACCGGAGGACCTGGCCGTGCACCTCGTCGAGCACACCCTGGATCAGACGCTGGATGTGCTCATCGACAACGCGCTGAAATTCGGAGGCGACGGTGTCACCGTGACCTTGCAGGCGCGTCGGCTCGCGGAGGGCACCGTGGAATTGATCGTCGACGACGACGGGCCGGGCATCCCCACCGAACTACTCGAGCAAGCCTTGGTGCCCTTCTGGCGCAACGGCACCGCCCGAAATGCCGCTGGTCTCGACGTCGCTGGTGGGGCCGGACTCGGACTGTCCATCGTCGTCACCCTCCTGGAGCTCGACGAGGGCACTCTCACTTTGGAGACGCGATCCCCGCACGGGCTCCGCGCGGTGGTCCGGCTACCCGCCGCCACGGCCGCCCTGGATCACTGA
- a CDS encoding TAXI family TRAP transporter solute-binding subunit yields the protein MTEQPAPPRRRVRAGMVVSLAAVVALAGGGVWWTVHERGGAAPEQLTLVSGLPGGVYHSLGEALQHATEGTDAQVTARQTAASVVNLEMLASGEADVGFALADITALAVSGEGPFEEPLGIRTVARLYDNHTHLVVLEDSPVEQLTDLAGGTLSVGAAGSGTEFLAHRFLEIAGLDAEAGTDAVQPVSMSLTESVHALEHGRVDAFFWSAGVPTQAVTELAERTSVRLIDLSEWAAPLTERHGAHFEEVPIPVDTYPGVPGVRSVGISSLLVVREDLGTKTVEQLTETLFDSRADLVQVHPGIRQLSERTAIGTLPVPLHEGAVNYYERAKVAHRSALEN from the coding sequence ATGACGGAACAGCCAGCCCCTCCGCGGCGACGCGTGCGTGCCGGGATGGTGGTTTCCCTGGCCGCGGTGGTGGCGCTGGCCGGTGGTGGTGTCTGGTGGACCGTGCACGAACGTGGTGGCGCCGCACCCGAACAGCTCACGTTGGTCTCGGGATTGCCCGGCGGGGTGTATCACTCGCTGGGGGAGGCGCTACAGCATGCGACCGAGGGCACTGATGCACAGGTGACGGCGCGGCAGACGGCGGCGTCGGTGGTGAACCTGGAGATGCTGGCGAGCGGTGAGGCAGATGTGGGCTTCGCGCTCGCCGATATTACCGCCCTGGCCGTCAGCGGGGAGGGGCCCTTCGAGGAGCCGCTGGGGATTCGCACGGTGGCCAGACTCTATGACAACCACACCCACCTGGTGGTGCTCGAAGACAGTCCGGTGGAGCAACTCACCGATCTCGCCGGCGGGACGCTCTCGGTGGGCGCGGCGGGCTCGGGCACCGAATTTTTGGCCCACCGGTTTCTGGAGATCGCCGGGCTGGACGCCGAGGCCGGGACGGACGCGGTGCAGCCGGTGTCGATGAGCCTGACAGAGTCCGTGCATGCCTTGGAACACGGGCGGGTGGACGCGTTCTTCTGGTCGGCCGGGGTACCGACCCAAGCGGTGACGGAGCTGGCCGAAAGGACGTCGGTTCGATTGATTGATCTTTCCGAATGGGCGGCCCCGCTGACGGAACGACACGGGGCGCACTTCGAGGAGGTGCCGATCCCGGTGGACACCTACCCCGGGGTGCCCGGGGTGCGATCGGTGGGAATCTCCAGTCTGCTGGTGGTGCGTGAGGATTTGGGCACCAAAACGGTGGAGCAGCTGACTGAGACGCTGTTCGATTCCCGCGCGGATTTGGTGCAGGTGCATCCCGGGATCCGGCAGCTCAGTGAACGTACGGCGATCGGGACGCTACCGGTGCCACTGCACGAGGGCGCGGTGAACTACTACGAACGGGCCAAAGTAGCGCATCGTTCTGCCTTGGAGAACTGA